The following DNA comes from Cellulophaga sp. HaHa_2_95.
GGTGGCGCTATGTTGAAAAGACTTCGACCGGCACCTCAAGGTAGAGCACACAGAATTAGAAAACGTTCCAATCACGTAACATTAGTGTTGGATTCTAACAATAATGTACAAAGCTAGGTATGGGACAAAAGACAAATCCAATCGGAATTCGTTTAGGCATCATTAGAGGATGGGAGTCTAACTGGTATGGTGGAAATGATTACGGTGATAAATTGGCCGAAGACAACAAGATTAGAAAATATGTTCATGCTCGTTTAGCGAAAGCTAGTGTATCAAGAGTTATTATTGAGCGTACTTTGAAACTTATCACTATTACTATTACAACTGCAAGACCTGGTATTATTATCGGTAAAGGTGGTCAGGAAGTAGATAAGTTGAAAGAGGAGCTTAAGAAAATTACTGATAAAGAGGTTCAGATCAATATATTTGAAATTAAAAGACCTGAGTTAGATGCAAATCTTGTAGCGGCTAGTGTTGCTCGTCAAATTGAAAATAGAATTTCATTTAGAAGAGCAATAAAAATGGCAATTGCTGCAGCGATGCGTATGAATGCTGAAGGTATTAAAATTCAAATTTCTGGACGTTTAAATGGAGCGGAAATGGCTCGTTCTGAATCTTATAAAGATGGAAGAATACCATTATCGACTTTTAGAGCAGATATCGACTATGCTTTACATGAAGCGCATACTACTTATGGAAGATTAGGTATTAAGGTGTGGATTATGAAAGGTGAGGTTTATGGTAAAAGAGATTTATCTCCTTTAGTTGGTATGGAAAAAAGCCAAGGTGCAAAAGGTGGTAAGCAAGATGGTAACAAGAAA
Coding sequences within:
- the rpsC gene encoding 30S ribosomal protein S3, whose product is MGQKTNPIGIRLGIIRGWESNWYGGNDYGDKLAEDNKIRKYVHARLAKASVSRVIIERTLKLITITITTARPGIIIGKGGQEVDKLKEELKKITDKEVQINIFEIKRPELDANLVAASVARQIENRISFRRAIKMAIAAAMRMNAEGIKIQISGRLNGAEMARSESYKDGRIPLSTFRADIDYALHEAHTTYGRLGIKVWIMKGEVYGKRDLSPLVGMEKSQGAKGGKQDGNKKPRRRK